The following proteins come from a genomic window of Salvia hispanica cultivar TCC Black 2014 chromosome 4, UniMelb_Shisp_WGS_1.0, whole genome shotgun sequence:
- the LOC125220270 gene encoding uncharacterized protein LOC125220270, with translation MALHHGRSLSFPSSSHPAVSQFEDNLSRLRSSEDTCSSLSLFNGKINGLRNLHESIDDLLLLSHIQQIVSEECVDDCIKLLDACSSVKDAISLAKEDLRDLLSAIRRKDVQGINAYLSSRKKLKKMIQKCLKNLRHSSSATCDNGSILKDAESVAISLLESLLAYVLGTNVYERKRCLLSKLMQSKKVSTDENEFNKVESFLQLNQENELVNHIKEMDSDIQVVEEDLESIFRQLIKTRVSLLNILYI, from the coding sequence ATGGCTCTTCATCACGGCCGCTCTCTTAGTTTCCCATCTTCATCCCATCCTGCTGTTTCACAGTTCGAAGACAACTTATCCAGATTGAGGTCATCAGAAGATACTTGTTCATCGCTCTCATTATtcaatggaaaaataaatggCCTAAGAAACTTGCATGAGAGCATTGACGATTTGCTTCTTTTGTCTCACATTCAACAGATTGTTTCCGAAGAATGTGTGGATGATTGCATTAAGCTATTGGATGCTTGCAGTTCAGTTAAAGATGCCATCTCTCTTGCAAAGGAAGATTTAAGAGATCTTCTTTCTGCAATAAGGAGAAAGGATGTTCAAGGCATCAATGCTTACCTTTCTTCCAGAAAGAAGTTGAAGAAAATGATACAAAAGTGTTTGAAGAACTTGAGGCATAGCTCCTCGGCCACTTGTGATAATGGTTCCATATTGAAGGATGCAGAGTCTGTTGCCATTTCCTTGCTCGAGTCTCTGTTGGCCTACGTGTTGGGGACAAATGTGTACGAAAGAAAGAGATGTTTGCTGTCAAAGCTGATGCAATCTAAGAAAGTATCCACTGACGAAAATGAGTTCAACAAGGTGGAATCATTCTTGCAACTGAACCAAGAAAACGAGCTCGTGAATCACATAAAAGAGATGGATTCAGACATTCAAGTTGTTGAAGAAGATCTCGAATCAATCTTCAGACAGTTGATCAAAACCAGAGTTTCCCTTCTCAACATTCTCTACATTTAG